From the Micromonospora echinofusca genome, the window ATCGGCATGTCCCAGTCATCGAACAGCGGCCGGCCGAAGCCGAGGATCGCCGGGTGGGTGAAGAGCAGCAGTTCGTCGAGAAGCCCCGCCCGGAGAAGCTGCGTGGCGAGCGCCGCGCCGCCCACACCGAGGGTGCCGTCGGTCTCAGCCTTGAGGGCAGCCAGTTGCTCGATCGCGTCGTCCCCGCCGATGATCCGGGTGCCGTGATCGGCGCTGTGGCGGGTGCGGGAGACGAGCACCTTGGGCGCGGAGGTCCAGATCTCGCCGTACTCACGCATGAAGTCCGGCAGCGACGCGTCCTCGCGCGCCCGCGGCCAGAACTCCTCCATCGTCTCGTGGAT encodes:
- a CDS encoding dihydrofolate reductase family protein, which codes for MGRFLYWMNVSLDLRIEQVPGDDGAGEWLRIDEELHREFNARARTLAGMVQGRVIHETMEEFWPRAREDASLPDFMREYGEIWTSAPKVLVSRTRHSADHGTRIIGGDDAIEQLAALKAETDGTLGVGGAALATQLLRAGLLDELLLFTHPAILGFGRPLFDDWDMPIELDLIEQRSFKQGVTMHHYAIRETNSC